One part of the Haliotis asinina isolate JCU_RB_2024 chromosome 2, JCU_Hal_asi_v2, whole genome shotgun sequence genome encodes these proteins:
- the LOC137273005 gene encoding transforming growth factor-beta-induced protein ig-h3-like, with protein MKIYFVSGLLLFGVCDVAARTIMEALSSRYDIMSFTNLVRRAGLESLLTTGNYTVFVPTDSALETFPADMISKLYQNITQLKAMVNYHIVPYVGIAEHQWTGEKVNTLASQPVRLVFYPHNNVTVVNGEVLQESNMSVSNGHIYLLSSVLSPPKADIVQTLEQDSKYSKFLTAAALSGMTSKLKEDNITVLAPYDLAFDNMYQNRTDALFSSLKMMRAIVEFHVLPGTYYTSGFYDAETITDDNTRYDNNLVVHERGRHSFRISPFDGNILNKDWVATNGVIHAISGLKLTWAFLRGLDVIIG; from the exons ATGAAGATATACTTCGTGAGCGGGCTGCTTCTGTTTGGCGTCTGTGATGTTGCTGCCAGGACCATCATGGAGGCACTGAGTTCTAGATACGACATTATGTCTTTCACAAACCTCGTGCGAAGAGCGGGTCTTGAGAGTCTCCTCACCACGG GAAACTACACAGTCTTCGTCCCGACAGACTCAGCACTTGAAACCTTCCCAGCAGATATGATTTCCAAACTGTACCAGAACATCACCCAGTTAAAGGCCATGGTCAACTATCACATCGTGCCCTACGTTGGGATCGCAGAACACCAATGGACAGGGGAGAAAGTCAACACCTTGGCGTCACAACCTGTTCGCCTGGTCTTCTACCCACATAACAAT GTGACTGTTGTTAACGGCGAGGTCCTGCAGGAATCCAATATGAGCGTCTCCAATGGACATATTTATCTGCTGAGCTCTGTCCTGAGCCCCCCGAAAGCTGATATTGTCCAAACCTTAGAGCAGGACTCCAAGTACTCCAAATTTCTCACGGCGGCCGCCCTATCAGGAATGACGAGTAAACTTAAAG AAGACAACATCACAGTCCTTGCGCCTTACGACCTGGCATTTGACAACATGTATCAAAATAGGACGGATGCTTTGTTTAGCAGCTTAAAAATGATGAGAG CAATTGTGGAATTCCACGTCCTGCCAGGCACCTACTACACGTCTGGGTTTTATGACGCAGAGACAATCACGGATGACAACACTAGATACGACAATAATCTCGTTGTGCATGAACGCG GAAGGCATTCCTTCAGGATTTCCCCGTTTGACGGAAACATCTTGAACAAGGACTGGGTTGCAACCAACGGTGTCATTCACGCTATTAGTGGCTTGAAGTTGACATGGGCGTTCCTTCGAGGTCTTGACGTGATAATTGGATGA